Below is a genomic region from Helianthus annuus cultivar XRQ/B chromosome 2, HanXRQr2.0-SUNRISE, whole genome shotgun sequence.
AAGAGCAGCTCTGCAAGAAACATTTACTTGGAGAGGTTTTGGCATACGTTTATGTCATTGAGTTTCAAAAGCGTGGTTTGCCGCATGCACATTTCCTCCTTATCATGCACCCGCTATACAAAATTAATAATCCAGACCATTATGATAAGGTTGTTTATGCTGAAATTCCTGACAAAGAACGACATCCACAACTACATGAGGTTGTTGTCAAGCACATGATTCATGGTCCATGCGGAAATTTACGGACAGAGAGTCCTTGTATGCAGGGTGATCCAAAGGTATGTCGCTTTCATTATCCTAGACAGTTTAATAAGCAGACAACACAAGGAGAAGATGCATATTCATTATACCGAAGGAGAGACACTGGAATAACGGTGGATGTACGAGGACAAACTCTTGATAACAGATGGGTTGTCCCTTATAACCCAAGGCTTTTAATGATGTATAATTGCCACATGAATGTCGAGGTTTGCTCGAGTATAAAATCTGTTAAATATCTGTTTAAATATGTATACAAAGGACATGACAAACAGGTTATTCATGTTGATCCAGGCGCCCCAGATGTTATTATTAATGAGATAAAGAGATTTCAGGATGCACGCTACGTATCCCCCCCGGAGGCTATGTGGCGTATTTTTTCTTTCCCTCTTTCTCATATCTATCCTGCTGTTTTAGCCTTACAACTTCATCTCCCGAATAAGCAGATGGTTAGATTTAGAGAAGATGATTCTATGTTAGCAATTGTTGATAgggaaagagataaaagaaccaTGCTGACTGCATTTTTTTAGTATAACCATGGGAATGAACCGGCAAGGCAATATTTGTATAAGGATTTCCCGAAACACTTCACATGGAACGCATCCTCACGTCGTTGGTGTCCTCGTGCTACTAGGCCACAAAGAGGTCGTATTGTTAATGCCAATCCAGTAGAAGGGGAAAGGTACTACTTACGCCTACTCTTGTGTAATGTCAGAGGACCTGCTTCCTTTGAAGATCTTTGCACGGTTAATGGAATTAAGTACACGTCATTTAGAAAAACAGCTCTTGAGGTAGGGTTGATAGAGAATGATAATAGTCTATCACAATGTCTCACAGAAGTGTCTCTATTCCAATTGCCCAAAGCTCTTAGAAGGTTATTCGCAACAATAATGATTTTTTGCGAACCTGGTGATATTCGTAAGCTGTGGAATGATCACTTTGATGCACTATCTAAAGACCACCGGTTACAATATGAAAGTTTGGAACGCATTCAAAATATGGTTCTTACTGACATCAGGGTCATCCTACAGTCCATGGGTAAAGATATTGATGATTTTAAAGATCTTCCAAAAATAACAGAACACAAGTTACAATTTCCAGTTCATCGTGAGGTGCAAGAGGAGTGTGGGATAGTTGTGGAACCTGAACACCTATCTGCCATAAATGAACTTAATTCAGACCAAAAAAGAGTGTTTGATGAGATTATGTCACATGTGGATAATGACCGTCCAGGTGTGTTCTTTATAGATGGCCCGGGTGGAACGGGAAAAACATTTTTGTACAAGGCTTTGCTTGCTCAAGTACGTTCACGTGGTCTTATTGCTCTTGCGACAGCTTCATCAGGTGCTGCAGCTAATAATATGCCAGGTGGGAAAATGGCTCACCCGAGATTCAAGATTCCCATTTGTTTTAATAACAATTCGATGTGCAACATAAAAAAACAAAGTGGGGTAGCTGCACTAATTAGGTCCTCCAAGTTAATTATATGGGATGAGGCATCGATGGCAAAACGTCAGGCGATAGAGGCAGTTGATTGAACATTGCAAGACATTATAGGTGTTAGGCTCCCATTTGGTGGAAAGATAATGGTTATGGGGGGAGATTTTAGACAAGTGTTGCCGGTTATTAAAGGTGGAACTAGAGCACAAATTATAGACTCCAGCCTGCGGATGTCGCCTCTTTGGTATTTGACTAAAAAGATGCGGTTAACGATAAACATGAGAGCGCTAAATGATCCATGGTATTCTGATTTTCTTTTAAGAGTCGGTGATGGTTCTGAAGAATCGATCGAAGGAAGCTATATCCGCATACCAGACGACATGACAATTCCTTTCAGTAATCCAAAAAACTCTATAAAAGAATTGATCAATGCAGTCTTTTCGTCAATTCAAAGCAATGTATATTCTTCTGATTATATAATCTCTAGAGCAATATAGTCCACTAAAAATGACAGTGTTGACGAGATCAATGATCAAATTATTGACATGTTTCAAGGGGATGAAATGGTTTACTATAGTTTCGATGAAGTCGAAGACGATCGCCACAACTTCTATCCGGTCGAGTTCTTAAACTCACTAACTGTTAGTGGTTTGCCGCCTCATAGACTTCGTTTAAAAATCGGTTGCCCTATAATATTGTTGCGGAATATCGATCCATCACATGGTCTGTGTAACGGCACTAGATTGATATGTAAAGGCTTCCAGCGCAATGTTATTGATGCCGAGATAGCTGTCGGGCAACATGCTGGAAAAAGAGTATTTTTTCCTAGAATCCCTTTGTCTCTTTCTGAAGACGACATAAGCTAAAAAGAAAACAATTCCCCATTCGACTTAGCTTTTCCATGACAATCAACAAAGCTCAAGGTCAAACAATTCCGCATGTTGGTGTTTATCTTCCGGATTCAGTATTTTCGCATGGACAACTTTATATCGCTTTATCAAGAGGGATATCACGTGCTAATACAAAGGTATTAGTATATCCTGCCAAAGACTTCAGACGAGACGGTGTATACACCTCAAATGTTGTCTATCGAAAGGTGGTACATGACGAATGAAATACTTGTGAGTGAGAATGTGATGATTTTTTATGCATTTGGTGGTTTACGTAATTATATTCTACATATAGTTTATATATGATATCATTATATTACACACTTTTGTCTTTTTTactcacttatttatttttttccttGCAGATTAATTAAGGATTTGATATGGATAAGACAGATAGCAAAATGAAAGATGTGCCAGGTATCTACCTATCTATCATATCTTATATATAACTTTAACATGATATAAC
It encodes:
- the LOC110892673 gene encoding uncharacterized protein LOC110892673, which encodes MTISLPTKDPYYGCYDPLSYPLFFPNGEAGWHPNIPRNGVSINNVHNDYDDIDEDAEGANPRGGRTTVAMREYYCYKFQIRTTENVLLLGGRLLQQFVVDVYINLETSHLQFCERNQIKIRAELYQGLVDCIHAGEVRPSKVGQRIVLPASFIGGPRDMRRRFLDAMTLVQDDGKPDLFLTMTCNPQWPEICDNLKPGQTAQDRPDLVSRIFRAKLEDLKEQLCKKHLLGEVLAYVYVIEFQKRGLPHAHFLLIMHPLYKINNPDHYDKVVYAEIPDKERHPQLHEVVVKHMIHGPCGNLRTESPCMQGDPKVCRFHYPRQFNKQTTQGEDAYSLYRRRDTGITVDVRGQTLDNRWVVPYNPRLLMMYNCHMNVEVCSSIKSVKYLFKYVYKGHDKQVIHVDPGAPDVIINEIKRFQDARYVSPPEAMWRIFSFPLSHIYPAVLALQLHLPNKQMYNHGNEPARQYLYKDFPKHFTWNASSRRWCPRATRPQRGRIVNANPVEGERYYLRLLLCNVRGPASFEDLCTVNGIKYTSFRKTALEVGLIENDNSLSQCLTEVSLFQLPKALRRLFATIMIFCEPGDIRKLWNDHFDALSKDHRLQYESLERIQNMVLTDIRVILQSMGKDIDDFKDLPKITEHKLQFPVHREVQEECGIVVEPEHLSAINELNSDQKRVFDEIMSHVDNDRPGVFFIDGPGGTGKTFLYKALLAQVRSRGLIALATASSGAAANNMPGGKMAHPRFKIPICFNNNSMCNIKKQSGVAALIRSSKLIIWDEASMAKRQAIEAVD